The Chroicocephalus ridibundus chromosome 17, bChrRid1.1, whole genome shotgun sequence genome window below encodes:
- the LOC134524446 gene encoding feather keratin Cos2-3-like, which produces MSCYDQCLPCRPCGPTPLANSCNEPCVRQCQNSTVVIQPSPVVVTLPGPILSSFPQNTVVGSSTSAAVGSILSCDGVPIISGCCDVSGISSRYYGRRCPPC; this is translated from the coding sequence ATGTCCTGCTATgaccagtgcctgccctgccggccctgtggtccgaccccactggccaacagctgcaatgagccctgtgtcaggcagtgccagaactccaccgttgtcatccagccctcccctgtggtggtgaccctgcctggccccatcctcagctccttcccacagaacaccgttgtgggatcctccacctctgctgccgttggcagcatcctcagctgtgatggagtgcccatcatctctgggtgctgtgacgtctctggcatttccagccgctactatGGCAGAAGGTGTCCCCCCTGCTAA